In a single window of the Oscillatoria sp. FACHB-1407 genome:
- a CDS encoding DUF4926 domain-containing protein: MKGQHPLFSRVALAQDLPQYNLKRGDIATVVERYPMPDGEEDGYSLEGFNTPQVTIEVAASQIIPVTQWQQEEIILNKIRQLSNTRLLQLEDYLDFLLQKEQAEQKSA; encoded by the coding sequence ATGAAAGGACAACATCCCTTATTTTCTAGAGTTGCCCTGGCTCAAGATTTACCACAGTACAACTTGAAGCGAGGGGATATTGCGACTGTTGTAGAGCGTTATCCGATGCCAGATGGTGAGGAAGACGGGTACAGTTTGGAAGGGTTTAATACTCCACAAGTCACCATTGAGGTTGCTGCTTCTCAGATTATTCCAGTGACTCAATGGCAGCAGGAAGAAATCATCCTAAACAAGATACGTCAGCTATCAAATACAAGATTATTGCAGTTAGAAGATTACTTGGATTTTCTCCTACAGAAAGAGCAAGCAGAACAGAAAAGTGCTTGA
- a CDS encoding DUF3253 domain-containing protein produces MSCDRTTIRQHLLAKVRQRGLEKTICPSEVARDLGGDDWRLLMETVRQVGAELVTEGAIAALQKGRVVDPLTAKGPIRFRVTEQGMAEKDVQRFKDDHTTS; encoded by the coding sequence ATGTCCTGCGATCGCACCACCATTCGTCAACACTTGCTCGCTAAAGTTCGTCAACGGGGCTTAGAGAAAACAATTTGCCCTTCAGAAGTTGCCAGAGACTTGGGGGGCGATGACTGGCGACTGCTGATGGAGACAGTGCGTCAGGTCGGGGCTGAACTGGTGACAGAAGGGGCGATCGCCGCTTTGCAAAAAGGGCGCGTGGTCGATCCCTTAACGGCAAAAGGACCGATTCGATTTCGCGTGACAGAGCAAGGCATGGCAGAAAAGGATGTACAAAGGTTCAAGGATGACCATACAACGAGCTAA
- a CDS encoding dihydrolipoyl dehydrogenase family protein, translated as MRFDYDLVVIGGAIAARHAALTAALWNARVALVEPLQPSPGVDAVTIQQALKYVGQTVRQVQQAEAFGIHSPREGSHPVVNWAEALYWAQGVVTNLEEGRSPTVLAAHGVDVIVGNGEFCRRPRVGFVVNGRVLRSRRYLIAPATRQTILPIDGLAQANPLTLSALWKSLPSLKPTAHLILIGGNPIGVELAQTLNRCGFQVTLLTNRDRLLPQEDLDAVRLIQAQLEAEGVEVLTQAEVTQVRQLGAQKWVQAGTRALEADEIIVATDSPPDFASLNLTAVDVEVSARGIPVNAKLQTSNPRIYACGEALEGYSFAHIAQYEADIAVRNALFFPRFRVNYALMPWAIATDPTLAHIGLTEAQARKQYGDRLTVLYQPLKRVTKAQMQGNTTGFCKLIVRPDGQLVGAHIVSPEAEELIGAIAPLIRHNYPLQDLEFFPAISPGWSEILHLAALQWRQHQSDRNSVMGELREMWFNWRRS; from the coding sequence ATGCGGTTTGACTACGATTTAGTCGTTATTGGTGGTGCGATTGCGGCTCGTCACGCGGCTCTCACGGCCGCTTTATGGAATGCACGAGTTGCTCTAGTGGAGCCTTTGCAACCCTCTCCTGGAGTTGATGCGGTTACGATTCAGCAAGCGTTGAAATACGTAGGGCAGACGGTGCGGCAGGTGCAACAGGCTGAAGCCTTTGGAATTCATAGCCCGCGAGAAGGATCACATCCAGTTGTGAACTGGGCAGAGGCGTTGTATTGGGCACAGGGGGTTGTTACCAATTTAGAGGAGGGGCGATCGCCGACTGTCCTTGCGGCTCATGGCGTTGACGTCATCGTGGGCAATGGGGAGTTTTGTCGTCGTCCTCGTGTTGGGTTTGTGGTGAATGGGCGGGTGTTGCGATCGCGTCGTTATTTGATCGCCCCTGCAACTCGTCAAACCATCTTGCCAATTGACGGGTTAGCACAGGCAAATCCCTTGACGCTGAGTGCACTGTGGAAATCGCTACCCTCGCTCAAGCCAACGGCTCACCTGATTTTAATTGGGGGCAACCCAATTGGCGTAGAGTTGGCGCAAACGCTGAACCGATGTGGGTTTCAAGTGACACTGCTGACCAATCGCGATCGCCTCTTACCTCAAGAAGATTTGGATGCGGTGCGGCTGATTCAGGCACAACTTGAGGCGGAGGGGGTAGAGGTCTTGACCCAGGCGGAGGTGACTCAAGTCCGGCAATTGGGAGCGCAAAAGTGGGTACAAGCCGGAACACGGGCACTCGAAGCCGATGAGATTATTGTGGCAACAGATTCACCGCCCGATTTTGCATCCCTCAATTTGACAGCCGTGGATGTCGAGGTTTCAGCAAGGGGCATTCCTGTTAATGCCAAATTGCAAACCAGCAATCCCCGGATTTATGCCTGCGGCGAGGCATTGGAGGGTTATTCCTTTGCTCACATTGCCCAATATGAGGCGGATATTGCGGTTAGAAATGCTCTCTTCTTCCCTCGGTTTCGAGTCAACTATGCGCTGATGCCGTGGGCGATCGCCACTGACCCTACCCTGGCGCACATCGGCTTAACCGAGGCTCAGGCACGAAAACAGTATGGCGATCGCCTGACCGTGCTCTATCAACCGCTCAAGCGAGTCACCAAAGCTCAGATGCAGGGCAACACAACGGGCTTTTGTAAGCTGATTGTCCGTCCTGACGGTCAACTGGTCGGAGCACACATCGTTAGCCCTGAGGCCGAAGAACTGATTGGGGCGATCGCCCCCCTGATCCGACATAACTATCCTTTACAGGATTTGGAATTCTTTCCGGCAATCAGTCCAGGCTGGTCAGAAATCTTGCATCTCGCTGCATTGCAGTGGCGGCAACATCAGAGCGATCGCAATTCGGTGATGGGGGAACTGCGGGAAATGTGGTTTAACTGGCGGCGATCGTAA
- a CDS encoding DUF4359 domain-containing protein, with protein sequence MKGVKVVGYLFGVVIAALGVTLALTNPNRDAYEEFATAQLTQYLKDNACTQAPDVFGDVLQEQCGELLDNNQREVREFISRNTERQNFGVLSIYTTDLAIAELGPLLPSYHFETVGIFQQFYIYQATKR encoded by the coding sequence ATGAAAGGGGTAAAAGTTGTCGGCTATTTGTTTGGTGTGGTGATTGCAGCCCTGGGCGTCACGCTGGCACTGACCAACCCAAACAGAGATGCTTACGAGGAGTTTGCAACGGCACAATTGACGCAATATCTCAAGGATAATGCTTGCACTCAAGCTCCCGATGTGTTTGGTGATGTGTTGCAGGAACAGTGCGGCGAGTTATTAGATAACAATCAACGTGAAGTCAGAGAGTTTATCTCTCGCAACACCGAGCGGCAAAATTTTGGGGTGCTGAGTATCTATACAACCGACCTGGCGATCGCTGAGTTAGGTCCGCTGTTGCCGTCCTATCACTTTGAAACCGTCGGTATCTTTCAACAGTTTTATATTTATCAAGCGACCAAGCGGTGA
- a CDS encoding DUF6883 domain-containing protein, with product MILLSQEAIIAEEKLTQYLLVSLPKDDKSKFLAQAGYTLENWQQLEKDLRTQVLTQPAKFIEKNRYGEKYLIRASLRGVNGVELNILSIWMVTDSTTRFVTLVPSKGVDA from the coding sequence ATGATTCTTTTATCCCAGGAGGCAATCATCGCAGAAGAAAAGTTAACTCAATATCTGCTGGTATCTTTGCCAAAGGACGATAAGTCGAAGTTTCTTGCTCAAGCAGGCTATACATTGGAAAACTGGCAACAACTTGAGAAAGATTTACGCACTCAAGTTCTCACCCAGCCTGCTAAATTTATTGAAAAGAATCGTTATGGTGAGAAGTATTTAATTCGCGCTTCGTTGCGAGGAGTGAACGGAGTAGAGCTTAACATTTTAAGCATTTGGATGGTGACAGATAGCACAACTCGATTCGTGACTCTTGTACCCAGCAAAGGAGTTGACGCATGA
- the murI gene encoding glutamate racemase — MSAAPIGVFDSGVGGLSILQAIRAALPHENLCYVADSGHVPYGTKTPEYLQQRAIALTQFLLTQEAKAIVVACNTATVAAVRHLRTTVPIPIIAVEPAVKPAVAVTKTGVVGVIATATTLTSKQFLSLLEQFGAGVTILTQACPHLVHQVEAGDLGSSMTRALIHQYTSPILAAGADTLVLGCTHYPFLRPLIHEVVGPEVMVIDTGAAVTRQVFNVLKAKHLLNHNQQPGQEHFWTSGEAKSAQTLFSTLWGQPVQVQALPSGFA; from the coding sequence ATGAGTGCGGCACCCATTGGCGTTTTTGATTCTGGGGTAGGAGGTCTGTCGATTTTGCAGGCAATTCGTGCAGCACTACCGCATGAAAACCTGTGCTACGTAGCCGATTCGGGGCACGTTCCCTACGGCACGAAAACACCAGAATACTTGCAACAACGAGCGATCGCCCTAACTCAATTTCTTCTAACTCAGGAGGCAAAAGCGATCGTAGTGGCGTGTAATACAGCCACGGTTGCGGCTGTCAGGCATCTCCGCACAACCGTTCCAATTCCCATCATTGCGGTTGAGCCTGCGGTTAAGCCTGCCGTAGCTGTCACTAAAACGGGCGTTGTAGGAGTCATCGCAACAGCAACAACACTTACCAGCAAGCAGTTCTTATCTCTGTTGGAGCAGTTTGGAGCAGGAGTTACCATCCTGACTCAGGCCTGTCCACATCTGGTGCATCAGGTTGAGGCAGGTGATTTGGGTAGCTCGATGACTCGTGCCCTCATTCACCAATACACATCGCCAATTCTTGCAGCGGGAGCCGACACACTGGTGCTGGGCTGTACCCACTATCCGTTTTTGCGTCCGTTGATTCATGAGGTAGTAGGACCCGAAGTGATGGTCATTGATACGGGTGCAGCCGTAACCCGTCAGGTATTCAATGTTCTAAAGGCAAAACACCTGTTAAATCACAATCAACAACCAGGGCAGGAGCACTTTTGGACAAGCGGGGAGGCGAAGTCAGCCCAAACTCTTTTTTCGACGCTATGGGGACAACCTGTGCAGGTACAAGCCCTGCCTTCAGGATTCGCATGA
- a CDS encoding dihydroorotase — MNFASSLHIQNAQILLPNGEFLKGEVLVQSGKIVEVAPQVSPNDSAVVIDADGSTLLPGVIDPQVHFREPGLEHKEDLFTASCACARGGVTSFLEMPNTRPLTITQEALDDKLQRAASKCVVNYGFFIGATAENLPDLRTANPACGIKIFMGSNHGALLVEQEDVLDKIFYRDVNDPHAENRLIAVHAEDQERIRQRRKLFAGNSNPAVHSEIQDNQAALQATQLALKLSKRYQRNLHILHMSTAEEADLLRQDKPAWVTAEVTPQHLLLSTQAYETLGTLAQMNPPLRSPHDAEVLWQALLDGVIDFIATDHAPHTLEEKAEPYPKSPSGMPGVETSLPLMLTEAMKGRCTVAQVSNWMSTAVAKRYGIPNKGAIAPGYDADLVLVDLKTYRPVLREELLTKCGWSPFEGWNLTGNPVVTIVGGQVVYDHGKVDTSVRGQALQFVI, encoded by the coding sequence ATGAATTTTGCTTCCTCCCTCCATATCCAAAATGCTCAGATCCTCCTACCCAACGGCGAATTCCTCAAAGGAGAGGTCTTAGTACAAAGCGGCAAGATTGTAGAGGTTGCGCCTCAAGTGTCTCCGAATGATTCGGCTGTAGTCATTGACGCGGATGGATCAACTTTGTTGCCAGGGGTCATAGACCCTCAAGTGCATTTTCGGGAACCAGGGCTAGAGCATAAAGAAGATCTGTTCACTGCCAGTTGTGCCTGCGCCAGGGGAGGCGTGACCTCCTTTTTGGAAATGCCCAATACCCGCCCCTTAACCATCACCCAGGAAGCGTTAGATGACAAACTCCAACGAGCCGCGTCCAAGTGCGTAGTCAACTATGGCTTTTTTATTGGGGCAACGGCTGAGAATCTGCCTGACCTTAGAACTGCTAACCCCGCCTGCGGCATCAAAATCTTCATGGGGTCAAATCATGGCGCACTGTTGGTGGAGCAGGAAGACGTACTGGATAAAATCTTCTATCGGGATGTGAATGATCCTCACGCTGAAAACCGTCTGATCGCAGTTCATGCTGAAGACCAGGAGCGAATTCGGCAACGACGCAAGCTTTTCGCTGGAAATAGCAATCCGGCAGTCCACTCCGAGATTCAAGATAACCAGGCAGCCCTGCAAGCGACTCAACTCGCATTAAAGCTCTCTAAGCGATATCAGCGTAATCTGCATATCTTGCACATGTCTACCGCAGAAGAGGCAGATCTATTGCGCCAGGACAAACCCGCTTGGGTCACCGCTGAAGTAACCCCCCAGCACTTGCTGTTGAGTACTCAAGCCTACGAGACGCTAGGAACCCTGGCGCAGATGAACCCACCGTTGCGATCGCCTCACGATGCTGAAGTACTCTGGCAAGCCTTGCTAGATGGCGTGATTGACTTTATTGCTACCGATCATGCCCCGCACACGTTAGAAGAAAAGGCAGAACCTTATCCCAAAAGCCCATCCGGGATGCCGGGAGTGGAAACTTCACTGCCACTGATGCTAACCGAGGCGATGAAAGGACGCTGCACCGTGGCCCAGGTTTCTAACTGGATGTCAACGGCGGTCGCTAAACGGTATGGCATTCCCAACAAAGGGGCGATCGCACCCGGTTACGATGCCGATTTGGTGCTGGTGGATCTCAAGACTTATCGCCCCGTCTTGCGGGAGGAACTGTTGACTAAATGTGGATGGAGTCCGTTTGAAGGCTGGAATCTGACTGGCAATCCGGTTGTAACGATCGTGGGTGGGCAGGTGGTTTACGACCACGGCAAGGTAGACACCAGCGTGCGAGGGCAGGCATTGCAATTTGTCATTTAA
- the lepB gene encoding signal peptidase I, which yields MPTQSNPNSQPESENPQALNSDGLQFTNPEAEELAKIPPAPLANSSKPEENPWVEGLKTIGLSIILALGIRQFVAEARYIPSESMRPTLEVNDRLIIEKVSYYFYKPERGDIIVFRPTDRLRQANPSLKDAFIKRVIGLPGETVEVRDGQVLINDQPIEENYIFAPPDYPWGPEVVPEDSYLVLGDNRNNSYDSHFWGFVPRENIIGRAVVRFWPLNRMGGIGPEPGYQQPDPAKSTESPEASPSP from the coding sequence ATGCCGACTCAATCCAATCCTAACTCTCAACCGGAGTCAGAAAACCCTCAAGCGTTAAACTCTGATGGTCTTCAATTCACAAACCCTGAAGCTGAGGAACTCGCTAAAATCCCTCCTGCCCCCCTGGCAAACTCCTCTAAACCAGAGGAAAATCCCTGGGTTGAGGGGCTTAAAACGATTGGACTGAGCATTATTTTGGCGTTGGGTATTCGTCAGTTTGTTGCTGAAGCCCGCTACATTCCGTCGGAGTCGATGCGCCCCACGTTAGAGGTCAACGATCGCCTGATTATTGAAAAGGTCAGCTATTACTTCTACAAACCCGAACGGGGTGACATCATTGTTTTTAGACCTACCGATCGCCTGCGTCAAGCTAATCCCAGCTTAAAGGATGCCTTTATTAAGCGAGTGATTGGATTACCGGGTGAAACGGTGGAAGTCCGCGATGGACAGGTGTTGATCAACGATCAACCCATTGAGGAGAATTATATCTTTGCGCCACCCGACTATCCCTGGGGACCTGAAGTCGTACCAGAGGACTCTTACCTTGTGTTAGGAGATAACCGCAACAACAGTTACGATAGCCATTTTTGGGGTTTTGTCCCGCGTGAAAATATTATTGGTCGTGCTGTCGTGCGGTTTTGGCCCCTCAATCGGATGGGTGGCATTGGTCCGGAGCCAGGCTATCAGCAACCCGACCCTGCGAAATCAACGGAATCGCCGGAGGCATCTCCCAGTCCATAA